A single genomic interval of Granulicella tundricola MP5ACTX9 harbors:
- a CDS encoding response regulator: MHEVLIVDDDEVSRELLVLFATEAGFHALALESGDAALDLLQGGEVNPDAILADMRMEGTHGNALAVKLRGMCGDATKVIAMSGSRVSVDETAAFDGFLLKPFGVEELKTMLTMESPQVLHTEHEAGMEKNYALSEATYGTLAASMPREQLLQLYAMCLDDADRRAEAMKELAVAGDGEAYSKAAHAIKGGCGFVGALELASMASAMEEDGPPSDGNVRTLEQFLMASARLRRILNAHD, from the coding sequence GTGCATGAGGTCCTGATAGTCGACGACGATGAGGTGAGCCGGGAGCTGCTGGTGCTGTTCGCGACGGAGGCTGGATTTCATGCTTTGGCGTTGGAATCCGGGGATGCGGCGCTGGATCTTTTACAAGGCGGAGAGGTAAACCCGGATGCGATTCTGGCCGATATGCGTATGGAAGGCACACATGGGAATGCGCTAGCGGTGAAGCTCCGCGGGATGTGCGGGGATGCGACGAAGGTGATCGCAATGAGCGGGAGCCGGGTGAGTGTGGATGAGACGGCGGCGTTTGACGGGTTTCTGCTGAAGCCGTTTGGGGTCGAGGAGTTGAAGACGATGTTGACGATGGAATCGCCGCAGGTGTTGCATACGGAACATGAAGCGGGGATGGAAAAGAACTATGCTCTGAGCGAGGCGACATATGGCACGCTGGCGGCGAGCATGCCTCGGGAGCAACTGCTGCAGTTGTATGCGATGTGCCTGGACGATGCGGACCGGAGGGCTGAGGCAATGAAGGAGCTGGCGGTTGCGGGCGACGGCGAGGCTTACTCGAAGGCGGCGCATGCGATCAAGGGTGGATGTGGATTTGTCGGAGCGCTGGAGCTGGCTTCGATGGCGAGCGCCATGGAAGAAGATGGACCGCCAAGTGATGGCAATGTAAGGACATTGGAACAATTCCTGATGGCGTCGGCACGGCTGCGGCGTATTCTAAACGCGCACGACTGA
- a CDS encoding response regulator, protein MLKTASAEKTPVRRKAAPAAGSIRIVVADDHPVVRFGVKNMLMNEPGFEVVGEAEDGDVAIQQALELEPDILLLDLNMPRLPGLEAMRAIMTKSPRVKIILLTATISTQQIIEALQIGARGIVLKDAVSGDLSEALRAVLSGDYWIGGERVANLLKALHELMQKAAQVPERKTYGLTPRELEVVQCIVEGCSNKDVAKQFTISEETVKRHLSNIFDKTGVSTRLELALFAIAHKLVTPDE, encoded by the coding sequence ATGTTGAAGACCGCATCCGCTGAGAAGACGCCCGTTCGCAGGAAGGCTGCCCCGGCGGCCGGTTCGATCCGCATCGTCGTGGCCGACGACCACCCGGTCGTGCGGTTTGGCGTTAAGAATATGTTGATGAACGAGCCGGGCTTTGAGGTCGTGGGCGAGGCCGAGGATGGCGACGTGGCGATCCAGCAGGCGCTGGAGCTGGAGCCGGACATTCTGCTGCTGGACCTGAATATGCCACGGCTGCCGGGACTGGAGGCGATGCGGGCGATCATGACGAAGTCGCCGCGGGTGAAGATTATTCTGCTGACGGCGACGATCTCGACGCAGCAGATTATTGAGGCACTGCAGATTGGCGCGCGCGGGATTGTGCTGAAGGATGCTGTTTCGGGCGATCTCTCCGAGGCGCTGCGTGCGGTGCTGAGCGGGGATTACTGGATCGGCGGCGAGCGCGTGGCAAACCTGCTGAAGGCGCTGCACGAGCTGATGCAGAAGGCGGCGCAGGTGCCGGAGCGCAAGACGTACGGGCTGACGCCGAGGGAGCTCGAGGTGGTGCAGTGCATTGTTGAGGGCTGCTCGAACAAGGATGTGGCGAAGCAGTTCACGATCTCTGAAGAGACGGTGAAGCGGCATCTGTCGAACATCTTCGATAAGACAGGCGTGTCTACGCGGCTGGAGCTGGCGCTGTTTGCGATTGCACACAAGCTGGTTACGCCGGACGAGTAA
- a CDS encoding YpdA family putative bacillithiol disulfide reductase, whose product MDASAKIYDVLVIGAGPTGLACAIDAQRAGFSVVIVDKGCLCNSLFHYPAHMTFFTTPELLEIGDMPFSSPNQKPTRNEALEYYRKVAEHYRLDVRQYETVDRVAGFDGEFTVHMTDRFERGSTLRARKLIVSTGYYDLPNYLGIDGEGLSKVKHYYHEPHPFFGLNVLVIGGKNSAAIAALDLWRHGAKVTLVHRGAEMHRHVKYWILPDINNRVKNGEIAAYFGSTVEKISEDTVTLKTPAGEVTIANEFVFALTGYHPDFEFIEKLGVKLDEANDRCPVCDEGTLESNVPGIYLAGVIVAGERTNEIFIENGRFHGKLIADSLRSKMMVAAAV is encoded by the coding sequence ATGGATGCTTCGGCGAAGATTTATGACGTTCTTGTGATTGGTGCGGGGCCGACCGGTCTGGCGTGCGCGATCGATGCGCAGCGGGCCGGTTTTTCCGTGGTGATCGTGGATAAGGGATGCCTGTGCAACTCCCTGTTTCACTATCCGGCGCACATGACGTTCTTTACGACGCCTGAGCTTTTGGAGATTGGCGATATGCCGTTCTCCAGCCCGAACCAGAAGCCCACGCGCAACGAGGCGCTGGAGTACTACCGCAAGGTAGCCGAGCATTACAGGCTGGATGTGCGGCAGTATGAGACGGTGGATCGGGTTGCGGGGTTCGACGGTGAATTTACGGTGCATATGACGGACCGGTTTGAGCGTGGGAGTACGCTGCGGGCTCGGAAGCTGATTGTGTCGACGGGCTACTACGATCTGCCAAACTACCTGGGGATCGACGGCGAAGGGCTCAGCAAGGTGAAGCACTACTATCACGAGCCGCATCCGTTCTTCGGGCTGAACGTGCTGGTGATCGGCGGGAAGAACTCGGCTGCGATTGCGGCGCTGGATCTCTGGCGGCATGGGGCGAAGGTGACGCTGGTGCATCGCGGTGCGGAGATGCATCGGCATGTGAAGTACTGGATTCTGCCGGACATCAATAACCGAGTGAAGAACGGCGAGATTGCGGCTTACTTTGGATCGACGGTGGAGAAGATCTCAGAGGACACGGTGACGCTGAAGACGCCGGCGGGCGAGGTCACGATTGCGAATGAGTTTGTGTTTGCGCTGACGGGGTATCACCCGGATTTTGAGTTCATTGAGAAGCTTGGAGTGAAGCTGGATGAGGCGAATGACCGCTGCCCGGTGTGCGATGAGGGGACGCTTGAATCGAATGTTCCGGGAATCTATCTTGCGGGGGTGATCGTGGCGGGCGAGCGGACGAACGAGATCTTCATTGAGAACGGAAGATTCCATGGGAAGCTGATTGCGGATTCGCTGCGGAGCAAGATGATGGTGGCGGCGGCGGTTTAG
- a CDS encoding Uma2 family endonuclease has protein sequence MVASTQIIPASISMEEYLHTAYHPDCDFVDGVLEKRNGGEYEHSNLQAALGAWFFNRGREWGVRVLTEQRTRVGETRVRIADVCIIQRGGAIERVRVTPPLLCIEILSREDRITGTIRVLDDYLAMGVKNLWVFDPVDRVAMTYGAKGLKIAEGTRLEIAGTPIYLDCLSFLRCWIKPA, from the coding sequence ATGGTAGCTTCGACCCAGATCATTCCTGCATCGATCAGCATGGAGGAGTATCTCCATACGGCTTACCATCCTGACTGCGATTTTGTGGACGGCGTCCTTGAGAAGCGGAACGGGGGCGAGTACGAGCACAGCAATCTGCAGGCGGCACTCGGTGCGTGGTTCTTCAACCGTGGACGAGAGTGGGGGGTCCGGGTGCTGACGGAACAGAGGACGCGGGTCGGGGAGACGCGGGTGCGGATTGCTGATGTTTGCATCATTCAGCGGGGTGGAGCGATCGAGCGGGTGAGGGTAACGCCGCCGCTCCTGTGCATCGAAATTCTCTCGCGTGAGGATCGGATCACGGGGACTATTAGGGTGCTCGACGATTACCTGGCGATGGGTGTTAAGAATCTATGGGTGTTCGATCCGGTCGACCGGGTGGCAATGACGTATGGTGCCAAGGGGCTGAAGATCGCTGAGGGTACCCGCCTGGAGATTGCGGGTACGCCGATCTACCTTGACTGCCTGAGCTTTTTGCGATGCTGGATTAAGCCGGCATGA
- a CDS encoding alkaline phosphatase family protein: MRTPIALLLLAFALPPTSPAQKHSNSHRPKVVIISLDAFPAETLHDPFIAAPTLHRLMKAGAYARSMQPINPTVTWPNHTSLITGQDASHHHVLVNGLIVDQRTEKDARIDAQASKDQLVAVPTLYDLAHKAGMTTAEVDWVAIMHAPTIDWSFAEKPNPDGIIERELIAAGTATREELAKFNTPRQAWRDRLYTAAAVDILRKHHPDLLMLHLLALDSIEHHTGFGTDADYNTIAFLDDRVKDIMEAVQANGDTARTTFIIVSDHGQASVHKHLHPSFLLGDADLESPSSPTPTSIIEEDGYALLYQKNSTPASLADLKKLFAGKPGVSAVLPPDEAARLGWPTPAQTTQAPDLLLYAADDYSFTEERSDAFVTDSEQRGVHGYPNTNPLMQAIFIAQGAAIQPRGEFPAISNLDVAPTVAHILGLTLPDAQGKPILEILK; the protein is encoded by the coding sequence TTGCGCACGCCCATTGCACTCCTCCTGCTTGCCTTCGCCCTGCCCCCCACCTCGCCCGCACAGAAACACTCCAACTCTCATCGCCCCAAGGTTGTCATCATCAGTCTTGACGCGTTCCCGGCTGAGACCCTTCATGATCCCTTCATAGCCGCACCCACACTCCATCGCCTCATGAAGGCCGGCGCCTACGCCCGTTCCATGCAACCCATCAACCCCACCGTCACCTGGCCCAACCACACCTCGCTCATCACCGGTCAGGACGCCAGCCACCATCACGTCCTCGTCAACGGCCTCATCGTCGATCAACGCACTGAAAAAGATGCGCGCATCGATGCCCAGGCCTCGAAGGATCAACTCGTCGCCGTCCCTACCCTCTACGATCTGGCCCATAAAGCCGGCATGACCACCGCCGAGGTCGATTGGGTCGCCATCATGCACGCCCCCACCATCGACTGGAGCTTCGCAGAGAAGCCCAACCCGGACGGCATCATTGAACGAGAACTCATCGCCGCCGGCACTGCAACCCGCGAAGAGTTAGCCAAATTCAACACACCCCGCCAAGCCTGGCGAGACCGTCTCTACACCGCCGCCGCCGTCGACATCCTCCGCAAGCACCACCCGGACCTCCTCATGCTTCACCTCCTCGCACTGGACAGCATTGAGCATCATACCGGCTTCGGCACGGACGCCGACTACAACACCATCGCCTTCCTCGACGACCGCGTCAAAGACATCATGGAAGCCGTCCAGGCCAACGGCGACACCGCACGCACCACCTTCATCATCGTCTCGGACCACGGCCAAGCCAGCGTTCACAAGCACCTGCATCCGTCGTTCCTCCTCGGTGACGCAGATCTTGAAAGCCCATCCTCTCCCACCCCCACGTCCATCATTGAAGAGGACGGTTACGCCCTCCTCTATCAGAAGAACTCCACCCCCGCCTCGCTTGCGGATCTCAAGAAACTCTTCGCAGGCAAGCCCGGAGTCAGCGCCGTCCTCCCCCCGGATGAGGCTGCACGGCTAGGCTGGCCAACCCCCGCTCAGACCACCCAGGCCCCGGACCTGCTGCTCTACGCCGCGGACGACTATAGCTTCACCGAAGAAAGATCAGACGCCTTCGTCACAGACTCTGAGCAGCGCGGCGTCCACGGCTACCCCAACACCAACCCCCTCATGCAGGCCATTTTCATAGCCCAGGGCGCAGCCATCCAGCCCCGCGGAGAGTTCCCCGCAATCTCCAACCTTGACGTAGCCCCCACCGTAGCCCACATCCTCGGCCTCACCCTCCCCGACGCCCAGGGCAAGCCAATCCTCGAAATCCTGAAGTAG
- a CDS encoding ABC transporter permease — MSTALETRPATQPAGSNLAMYARAFAGLYLRDLYVLRRELFPFAVRVCMNPLLFLFVFTYIMPHMTNGAAMNPTARLAGSSFSTVLLPGLMAVAIMFSGIAAVALPLAQEFGITREIDDRVMCPLPVAFVAIEKIVFSAMQSIIAAAIVYPLARYIPATPAVAHVTSWPFLILVLILASLVSGALGLTIGTSVKPQQIGLIFGVVVVPITFLGCVYYPWAALGPIRWLQIGVLFNPIVYMSEGLRAALTPSLNHMPEPLILGMLCIFLALLTWLGMKGFMRRVIG; from the coding sequence ATGAGCACCGCCCTTGAAACCAGGCCCGCCACCCAACCCGCAGGCTCCAACCTCGCCATGTACGCCCGAGCCTTCGCCGGCCTGTACCTCCGCGACCTCTACGTCCTCCGCCGCGAGCTCTTTCCCTTCGCCGTCCGCGTTTGCATGAACCCTCTGCTCTTCCTCTTCGTCTTCACCTACATCATGCCGCACATGACCAACGGTGCAGCCATGAACCCAACCGCACGCTTGGCCGGCAGCAGCTTCTCCACCGTCCTGCTCCCCGGTCTCATGGCCGTCGCCATTATGTTCTCCGGCATCGCCGCCGTAGCCCTTCCGCTCGCACAGGAGTTCGGCATCACCCGTGAGATCGATGACCGCGTCATGTGCCCGCTCCCCGTAGCCTTCGTAGCCATTGAGAAGATCGTCTTCTCCGCCATGCAGAGCATCATCGCCGCCGCCATCGTCTACCCGCTCGCCCGATACATCCCGGCCACCCCGGCCGTCGCCCACGTCACCAGCTGGCCCTTCCTGATCCTCGTGCTCATCCTCGCCAGCCTCGTCTCCGGCGCGCTCGGCCTCACCATCGGCACCAGCGTCAAGCCGCAGCAGATCGGCCTCATCTTCGGCGTGGTCGTCGTGCCCATCACCTTTCTCGGCTGTGTCTATTACCCCTGGGCCGCGCTAGGCCCCATCAGGTGGCTCCAGATCGGCGTCCTCTTCAACCCCATCGTCTACATGAGCGAAGGCCTCCGCGCCGCCCTCACCCCCAGTCTCAACCACATGCCGGAGCCCCTTATCCTCGGCATGCTCTGCATCTTCCTCGCCCTGCTCACCTGGCTCGGGATGAAGGGCTTCATGCGCCGAGTCATCGGCTGA
- a CDS encoding ABC transporter ATP-binding protein: protein MIVEVQGLRKVYEGKQQVTAVDGIDLSVGAGEIFGLLGPNGAGKTTTISICTTRALPTSGIVRIAGVDVVKDSALARRSIGVVPQYNTLDRACTIAENISFHCLYFGFSRADARARTAQLLDQFHLTERTGAYPQQLSGGLAQRVQIARAIAHRPKVLFLDEPSAGLDPQSRIAMWDAVRGLRDEGITVVLTTHYMEEADELCDRVAIIDHGKILVQDTPAALKNSVGAQKVYQLHLRDHDSTAALLETLRKLPGIITAENLSDGVRVLAHNADGLLSDVVGAANPYGLRDLTITETSLETVFIQLTGRDLRE, encoded by the coding sequence TTGATCGTTGAAGTGCAAGGCCTCAGAAAGGTCTACGAGGGCAAACAACAGGTCACCGCAGTCGACGGCATCGACCTCAGCGTCGGCGCCGGCGAGATCTTCGGCCTCCTCGGCCCCAACGGCGCAGGCAAAACCACCACCATCAGCATCTGCACCACCCGCGCCCTTCCCACTTCGGGAATCGTTCGCATCGCCGGCGTAGATGTCGTCAAAGACTCCGCCCTGGCCCGCCGATCCATCGGCGTAGTCCCCCAATACAACACCCTGGACCGCGCCTGCACCATCGCAGAAAACATCAGCTTCCACTGCCTCTACTTCGGCTTCTCCCGCGCCGACGCCCGCGCCCGAACCGCCCAGCTCCTGGACCAGTTCCACCTCACCGAGCGCACCGGCGCCTACCCCCAACAGCTCTCAGGCGGCCTCGCCCAGCGCGTCCAGATCGCACGCGCCATCGCCCACCGCCCCAAAGTCCTCTTCCTGGATGAACCCTCCGCCGGCCTCGATCCCCAATCCCGCATCGCCATGTGGGACGCCGTCCGCGGCCTTCGCGATGAAGGCATCACCGTCGTCCTCACAACCCACTACATGGAGGAAGCAGACGAGCTCTGCGACCGTGTCGCCATCATCGATCACGGCAAGATCCTCGTGCAGGACACCCCCGCCGCCCTCAAGAACTCGGTAGGCGCGCAAAAGGTCTACCAACTCCACCTCCGCGACCACGACTCCACCGCCGCCCTCCTTGAAACCCTCCGCAAGCTCCCCGGCATCATCACTGCGGAGAACCTCTCGGACGGCGTGCGCGTCCTCGCCCACAACGCAGACGGCCTCCTCTCTGACGTCGTCGGAGCCGCCAACCCATACGGCCTCCGCGACCTCACCATCACAGAAACCAGCCTCGAAACCGTCTTCATCCAACTCACCGGCCGCGATCTTCGCGAGTAA
- a CDS encoding SDR family NAD(P)-dependent oxidoreductase — translation MQSLRGKTVLITGASSGIGQATALEFARQGARLLLCARRLDRLTELTPQFTEAGAEDVLNIRLDVQDREAVAKTLADLPENWRTIDILVNNAGLSRGLAKLYEDDPQNWEEMIDTNVKGLLYVTRAIVPGMVERGSGQVINLGSTAGHQTYANGAVYCATKAAERVITEGLRIDTIGKGIRVTTVDPGMTETAFSEVRFHGDKDKAEKVYQNITPLQPEDIADAIVWAATRPAHVQIQTMVLTTIDQANSTTFNRRS, via the coding sequence ATGCAATCCCTTCGCGGCAAAACCGTCCTCATCACCGGCGCAAGCTCCGGCATCGGCCAGGCCACGGCCCTCGAGTTCGCCCGCCAGGGCGCACGCCTCCTCCTCTGTGCCCGCCGCCTCGACCGTCTCACCGAACTCACGCCCCAATTCACTGAAGCCGGAGCCGAGGACGTTCTCAACATCCGCCTAGACGTCCAGGACCGCGAAGCCGTCGCCAAGACCCTCGCCGATCTCCCCGAGAACTGGCGCACCATCGATATCCTCGTCAACAACGCCGGCCTGAGCCGCGGCCTCGCCAAGCTCTATGAGGACGACCCTCAGAACTGGGAAGAGATGATCGACACCAACGTCAAGGGTCTTCTCTACGTTACCCGCGCCATCGTCCCCGGCATGGTCGAGCGTGGCTCCGGCCAAGTCATCAACCTCGGCTCAACCGCCGGCCACCAGACCTACGCCAACGGAGCCGTCTACTGCGCCACCAAGGCCGCAGAAAGAGTCATCACGGAAGGCCTCCGCATCGACACCATCGGCAAGGGCATCCGTGTCACCACCGTCGACCCCGGCATGACCGAAACCGCCTTCAGCGAGGTCCGCTTCCACGGCGACAAGGACAAGGCCGAAAAGGTCTACCAGAACATCACGCCGCTCCAGCCTGAGGACATCGCAGACGCCATCGTATGGGCCGCCACCCGCCCCGCACACGTCCAGATTCAGACCATGGTCCTCACCACCATCGACCAGGCCAACTCCACCACCTTCAACCGCCGGAGCTAG
- a CDS encoding OmpA family protein — MIRSTFRTFLPTLFLSGITLTAFAGAQEANPTSVQAPPAAAVTQNGEVFFYKVKAVQRDIDAVNYFHRSGSTKVRFEGTNLLPNGKGEASVKSDRGGISIHAEFKGLTPANGFGPEYLTYVLWAITPDGRPQNLGEVLPDGTKNNIDVTTALQSFGLIVTAEPYFSVTTPSDVVVLKNVIIDDKTQGVLEKVNAHATLMPRGIYAEETDGAHTISHPITRDEKSPLELYEAYNAVRIAQQNGADKYSPDTMASAKQDLKNASDIDSGKHRDVKMEITYARQAVQRAEDARVDTLRKKAAERQRNAEIAKNDAQQQAAQSQAQAEAARLAEQKSALDAQKSQLAAQQAQLAQANADALAAQARNKELEANQRADAANKRAESAEQMRERLRAQLNEVLQTTETSRGVIVNLSDALFDTGKYTLKTNTQVSLARVAGILQSYPGLKVQVEGYTDIVGSDALNQRLSENRANTTRDFMVKQGVPTDSISAAGYGKADPVADNGTAAGRAQNRRVELVVSGDAIGVKQSAPTPAQ; from the coding sequence ATGATTCGCAGCACCTTCCGCACCTTCCTCCCCACCCTTTTTCTCAGCGGCATCACCCTCACAGCATTTGCCGGCGCACAGGAAGCCAATCCCACCAGTGTTCAGGCCCCGCCGGCCGCAGCCGTCACCCAGAACGGCGAGGTCTTCTTCTACAAGGTCAAAGCCGTCCAGCGCGATATCGACGCCGTCAACTACTTCCACCGTAGCGGCTCCACGAAGGTCCGTTTTGAGGGCACCAACCTCCTGCCCAACGGCAAGGGTGAAGCCAGCGTCAAATCCGATCGCGGCGGTATCTCCATCCACGCCGAGTTCAAGGGTCTCACGCCCGCCAACGGCTTCGGTCCCGAGTATCTAACCTACGTCCTCTGGGCCATCACGCCTGATGGCCGCCCCCAAAACCTCGGTGAAGTCCTCCCCGACGGAACCAAGAACAATATCGACGTCACCACCGCACTCCAGTCCTTCGGCCTCATCGTAACTGCCGAGCCTTACTTCTCCGTCACAACCCCCTCAGACGTCGTAGTCCTCAAGAACGTCATCATCGACGACAAGACCCAGGGCGTCCTTGAAAAGGTCAACGCCCACGCCACCCTCATGCCGCGCGGCATATACGCGGAAGAGACGGACGGCGCTCACACCATCTCCCACCCCATCACCCGCGACGAAAAGTCCCCGCTTGAGCTTTACGAGGCCTATAACGCCGTCCGCATCGCCCAGCAGAACGGCGCAGACAAGTACTCGCCTGACACCATGGCAAGCGCCAAGCAGGACCTGAAGAACGCCTCGGACATTGACTCCGGCAAGCACCGCGACGTCAAGATGGAGATCACTTACGCCCGCCAAGCCGTGCAGCGTGCGGAAGACGCCCGCGTCGATACCCTTCGCAAGAAGGCCGCGGAGCGCCAGCGCAACGCAGAGATTGCCAAGAACGACGCCCAGCAACAGGCAGCCCAGTCGCAGGCTCAGGCTGAAGCAGCGCGCCTCGCGGAACAGAAGTCGGCGCTTGACGCGCAGAAGTCTCAGCTAGCCGCCCAGCAGGCCCAACTTGCCCAGGCCAACGCAGACGCACTCGCCGCCCAGGCCCGCAACAAGGAGCTTGAGGCCAACCAGCGTGCCGACGCAGCCAACAAGCGTGCCGAGTCCGCCGAACAGATGCGTGAACGCCTGCGTGCCCAGCTCAACGAGGTCCTCCAGACCACAGAAACCTCCCGCGGCGTCATCGTCAACCTCTCGGACGCCCTCTTCGACACCGGCAAGTACACCCTCAAGACCAACACGCAGGTCTCGCTCGCCCGCGTCGCCGGCATCCTCCAGTCCTACCCTGGCCTGAAGGTGCAGGTGGAGGGCTACACCGACATCGTCGGCTCTGACGCCCTCAACCAACGCCTCTCCGAGAACCGCGCCAACACCACGCGCGACTTCATGGTGAAGCAGGGCGTCCCCACCGATAGCATCAGCGCCGCCGGCTACGGCAAGGCTGATCCCGTAGCGGACAACGGCACGGCAGCAGGCCGTGCCCAGAACCGTCGCGTCGAACTCGTCGTCTCCGGCGACGCCATCGGCGTCAAGCAGTCAGCACCCACACCAGCCCAGTAA
- a CDS encoding GvpL/GvpF family gas vesicle protein — MSWYAYCIAERQSFPELARHRRPVPLNGVAGLFGNQTFLFPAGELAVIVSEHGPADSARMDQQAAKDHARVIADCFKLSTVLPFRFATTFHDDDSLRRSVRSNQRQFLANVERLRGKAEMHLKVLVDDTCPGNSARDMTVGLQYLTSLRESAGRQRERQSKARALSVQMHRMFLPIAEEITCKRMESGKLLLDIAHLIDNKTVERYQNKYSSATQELKECRMQLSGPWPPYHFVHRTSGAQTTHA; from the coding sequence ATGTCGTGGTATGCCTACTGCATCGCAGAGCGTCAGTCGTTTCCAGAACTTGCCCGCCACCGCCGTCCGGTCCCCCTCAATGGAGTCGCCGGTCTCTTCGGTAATCAGACGTTCCTCTTCCCCGCAGGTGAGCTTGCGGTCATCGTTTCAGAGCACGGCCCCGCAGATTCCGCACGCATGGATCAGCAGGCAGCCAAGGATCACGCCCGCGTCATCGCGGACTGCTTCAAACTCTCCACAGTCCTGCCTTTCCGCTTCGCCACCACCTTTCATGATGACGATAGCCTCCGCCGCTCCGTCCGTTCCAATCAGCGCCAGTTCCTGGCCAATGTGGAACGCCTCCGCGGCAAAGCAGAGATGCACCTCAAGGTCCTCGTAGACGACACCTGCCCCGGCAACTCAGCTCGTGACATGACCGTCGGCCTCCAGTACCTGACCAGCCTCCGCGAGTCCGCCGGTCGTCAGCGCGAGCGTCAGTCCAAGGCTCGAGCTCTCTCCGTCCAGATGCATCGCATGTTTCTCCCCATCGCGGAGGAGATCACCTGCAAGCGCATGGAGTCAGGCAAACTGCTCCTGGATATCGCCCACCTCATCGACAACAAAACGGTGGAGCGTTACCAGAATAAGTACTCCTCCGCCACCCAGGAACTGAAGGAGTGCCGCATGCAGCTCTCCGGTCCCTGGCCTCCATACCACTTCGTCCACCGCACCAGCGGAGCCCAAACCACTCACGCATAA
- a CDS encoding c-type cytochrome, protein MSRKASTCIRTSIAVLLHPDLPLNPPPKESQAIASRSTSRNSSRPPARSPGGGFGPFLLGFLLCAALAAAAWFYFHGEIPFAHSTKTTAKSAAGQPAVPLASTPAAPSPAQPKPAFHYLQPPFGIGEDVFESGAKVYTARCAACHGTPAHDGSLATSTSPPALQLWRKRATGTAVGDSALEPGEIYSKTRYGIPHTGMPAYKAQLSDTQIWQIALLLKSANQPLPDPVRALLTSGR, encoded by the coding sequence CTGAGCCGCAAAGCATCTACCTGTATTAGAACATCCATAGCGGTCCTGCTGCACCCTGACCTGCCCCTGAATCCGCCACCTAAGGAGTCCCAAGCCATCGCATCCCGATCCACCTCCCGCAACTCCAGCCGCCCACCCGCACGAAGCCCCGGCGGCGGCTTCGGCCCTTTCCTGCTTGGCTTCCTGCTCTGTGCTGCCCTCGCCGCAGCCGCCTGGTTCTACTTTCATGGCGAAATCCCCTTCGCCCACTCCACCAAAACGACGGCCAAGTCCGCTGCTGGCCAGCCTGCGGTCCCGCTCGCATCCACGCCTGCAGCTCCCAGCCCCGCGCAGCCCAAGCCTGCCTTCCACTACCTCCAGCCACCCTTCGGCATCGGGGAGGACGTCTTTGAATCCGGAGCAAAGGTCTACACCGCCCGCTGCGCCGCCTGCCACGGAACCCCGGCCCACGACGGCTCTCTCGCCACCTCCACAAGCCCGCCAGCCCTTCAACTCTGGCGCAAGCGAGCCACCGGAACCGCCGTCGGCGATTCAGCCTTGGAGCCCGGGGAGATCTACTCCAAGACCCGCTACGGCATCCCCCACACCGGCATGCCCGCCTACAAAGCCCAGCTATCCGACACCCAGATCTGGCAGATCGCCCTCCTGCTTAAGAGCGCCAACCAGCCTCTGCCAGACCCGGTCCGAGCTCTTTTGACCTCGGGTCGGTAG
- a CDS encoding outer membrane beta-barrel protein: MILISGKKYGGLSSFELGFSGKSLKVAAGLALVGTALAAGAQSSKPRRRESNQNRKNRIQRAVQETYTHKWEVGAGPGYLRFRSGEFKQQNNDVTFWTSAMYSFTPRFGAEALVGGAFGSAKLGNGNPNAVNPQIQSYDFMAGPSYRLVAKEKFGVSVYGAGGAAYGRFSTGPKDFPTAVVGLWPSGTAAAFSVGVNLDYHLYPNLSARITPTYLGTTYGSTIQNTKGVNVGLVYRFGTIR; the protein is encoded by the coding sequence TTGATCTTGATTTCAGGTAAGAAGTACGGTGGTTTGAGTTCGTTTGAGCTGGGTTTTTCAGGCAAGAGCTTGAAGGTGGCGGCCGGTCTGGCGCTGGTTGGAACGGCGTTGGCGGCGGGCGCGCAGAGCTCCAAGCCACGGCGGCGGGAGAGCAATCAGAATCGCAAGAACCGCATTCAGCGCGCGGTTCAGGAGACCTACACGCATAAGTGGGAGGTTGGCGCAGGACCTGGCTACCTGCGTTTCCGCAGCGGCGAGTTCAAACAGCAGAATAACGATGTGACGTTCTGGACGAGCGCGATGTACTCGTTTACGCCGCGTTTTGGAGCGGAGGCGCTGGTGGGCGGCGCGTTCGGCTCTGCGAAGCTGGGCAACGGGAATCCGAATGCGGTGAATCCTCAGATCCAGAGCTACGACTTCATGGCTGGACCCTCGTACCGGCTGGTCGCCAAAGAGAAGTTTGGCGTGAGCGTATACGGTGCGGGCGGCGCGGCTTATGGACGGTTCAGCACGGGACCCAAGGACTTTCCGACTGCAGTAGTTGGATTGTGGCCTTCAGGGACGGCAGCGGCGTTCTCGGTTGGGGTAAACCTGGACTATCACCTCTATCCGAATCTTTCGGCTCGGATTACGCCGACGTATCTGGGTACGACCTACGGAAGCACGATCCAGAACACAAAGGGCGTGAACGTCGGGCTGGTTTACCGGTTCGGAACGATTCGGTAG